In Staphylococcus lloydii, the following proteins share a genomic window:
- a CDS encoding HIT family protein, which translates to MYSVKSCVFCNLDLDSHQNIILSNDECLFLQLNESNKEGGLLEGAGVIVPKKHRETVFDLTESEWNQTYSLLQEVKKYLDQEYNPQGYNLGWNCGAVGGQHISHAHFHVIPRFKDEPFAGKGIRYIFKSKKNVRK; encoded by the coding sequence ATGTATAGTGTGAAGAGTTGTGTATTTTGTAATCTAGATTTAGATTCTCATCAGAATATTATTTTAAGTAATGATGAATGTCTTTTTTTACAATTAAATGAATCAAATAAGGAGGGGGGATTACTTGAAGGGGCAGGGGTAATTGTTCCTAAGAAACATAGAGAAACTGTTTTTGACTTGACAGAAAGTGAGTGGAATCAAACATATAGCCTACTTCAAGAGGTGAAAAAATACTTAGATCAAGAATATAATCCACAAGGATATAATCTTGGTTGGAATTGTGGTGCAGTGGGTGGTCAACATATTTCACATGCTCATTTTCATGTTATTCCAAGATTTAAAGATGAACCTTTTGCAGGTAAGGGGATTAGATATATTTTTAAAAGTAAAAAAAACGTTAGAAAATAG
- a CDS encoding GNAT family N-acetyltransferase: MDIQLVNTYNKNYLDSIYETYQSVGWLNHSKDNIEHILKNSTYITFIIFNNEVIALGRALSDGYFNAAIYDVIVNPLYQKCEIGSRIVNDLLKQIGDVSCVHLISTTGNMNFYNNQGFKKLKTGMAIYKSEKLQIEYTE, encoded by the coding sequence GTGGATATTCAACTGGTAAACACATATAATAAAAATTATTTAGATTCAATTTATGAAACCTATCAATCTGTTGGATGGTTAAACCATAGCAAAGATAATATTGAACATATTCTGAAAAATAGTACTTATATCACATTTATAATTTTTAATAATGAAGTTATTGCTTTAGGTAGAGCGCTATCTGATGGATATTTTAATGCTGCTATATATGATGTGATTGTTAACCCTTTATATCAAAAGTGCGAAATAGGTAGTAGAATAGTAAACGATTTATTAAAACAAATAGGAGATGTTTCCTGTGTACATTTAATATCAACTACAGGGAATATGAATTTTTACAATAATCAAGGGTTTAAAAAATTAAAAACTGGTATGGCTATTTATAAAAGCGAAAAATTGCAAATAGAATATACTGAATAA
- a CDS encoding GNAT family N-acetyltransferase, protein MEYTLVEYHSRYWEQINELNKQEGWQNLVENKNMYRKSLENSITIVAVDKSSNVIGFIRGITDGYTTLFICELLIIEQKRGRGIGNELINHLHKMYPDTRIDLLATTHSSKFYEKQGFRIFHGYRKNFNN, encoded by the coding sequence TTGGAATATACATTAGTAGAATATCATTCACGTTATTGGGAACAAATTAATGAATTGAATAAACAAGAAGGATGGCAAAATCTTGTTGAAAATAAAAATATGTATAGAAAATCTTTAGAAAACTCTATAACAATTGTTGCAGTCGATAAAAGCAGTAATGTTATAGGTTTTATTAGAGGTATAACAGACGGTTACACGACTTTGTTTATCTGTGAGTTGCTTATAATAGAACAGAAAAGAGGTAGGGGTATAGGTAACGAGTTGATAAATCACTTACATAAAATGTATCCAGATACAAGAATTGACTTATTAGCAACAACCCATTCATCAAAATTTTACGAAAAACAAGGGTTTAGAATTTTTCATGGATATAGAAAAAATTTTAATAACTAA
- a CDS encoding DUF4396 domain-containing protein, giving the protein MNIVWPLTGLYFPILGIIGYYTLGRTKIDRLTNHNKPFWQSVIISTTHCSAGCSLGNLIGAPVIFLFGITFFNNELATTLIIEFILAYIFGLLFQYFHMEIKHDHPLADLKDAVKADTFSLIAFEIGMFGFMIIMRFAINNALLQPNKLEYWFLMQIAMLIGFITSYPVNWYLVKKGIKHAM; this is encoded by the coding sequence ATGAATATTGTTTGGCCTCTTACAGGACTCTATTTCCCCATTCTAGGTATTATTGGTTATTACACTTTAGGCAGAACAAAAATAGATAGACTAACAAATCACAATAAACCATTTTGGCAAAGCGTAATTATTTCTACTACTCATTGTAGCGCAGGATGTTCTTTAGGTAACCTAATTGGTGCTCCGGTTATTTTCTTATTTGGAATAACTTTCTTTAACAACGAATTAGCTACTACACTAATAATAGAGTTTATTTTAGCTTATATATTCGGTTTATTATTTCAATATTTCCATATGGAAATCAAACATGATCATCCATTAGCAGATTTGAAGGATGCTGTAAAAGCAGACACCTTCTCACTTATAGCATTTGAAATTGGTATGTTTGGCTTTATGATAATAATGCGTTTTGCAATTAATAATGCACTTCTACAACCAAATAAATTAGAATATTGGTTTTTAATGCAAATAGCTATGCTTATAGGTTTTATAACAAGTTATCCTGTGAATTGGTACCTTGTCAAAAAAGGAATAAAACATGCCATGTAG
- a CDS encoding CHAP domain-containing protein, which produces MTTAVMTQTQFVNWLKNSIGKKYDFDGWYGNQCYDYANTGFNALFPGYHLSGINAWAIASDNSALLASRAKVYKNTPSFLAKPGDMVLFPSTFGNGSGHVAWVLSATLNAITAVEQNWENGGWTYGPEKGGSGWEPATKRTHAYDPNMIFIRPNFAGNKVTAVAKKATAKVKAAQTTWNWKGRFYPNTLVRVRRAAGLHGSVVDKGSWLNGKSDWVDITQIKKVDGYWWGRFKYPRAGSSDKYFWCALAKITDSKARIKYEKAMYGTVKWK; this is translated from the coding sequence ATGACAACAGCAGTAATGACGCAAACACAATTTGTAAATTGGTTAAAGAACTCGATAGGTAAAAAATATGATTTTGATGGTTGGTATGGCAATCAGTGCTACGACTATGCGAATACAGGTTTTAACGCATTATTTCCTGGTTATCATTTAAGTGGTATTAACGCATGGGCTATTGCATCAGATAATAGTGCATTGTTAGCTTCACGTGCAAAAGTATATAAAAATACACCATCATTTTTAGCTAAACCAGGTGATATGGTTTTATTCCCAAGTACGTTTGGCAATGGTTCAGGACACGTTGCATGGGTGTTATCTGCCACACTAAACGCAATCACTGCAGTAGAACAGAATTGGGAAAATGGAGGCTGGACATACGGACCAGAAAAAGGTGGTAGTGGTTGGGAACCTGCCACAAAACGTACACATGCATATGATCCTAACATGATTTTTATCCGTCCTAACTTTGCGGGTAATAAAGTAACTGCCGTAGCTAAGAAAGCAACTGCTAAAGTAAAAGCAGCGCAAACAACTTGGAACTGGAAAGGTCGTTTCTATCCAAACACATTAGTTAGAGTTAGACGTGCAGCAGGATTACATGGAAGTGTCGTTGATAAAGGTTCATGGTTGAATGGCAAAAGTGATTGGGTAGATATTACACAAATTAAAAAAGTCGACGGATACTGGTGGGGCCGCTTTAAATATCCTCGTGCTGGTAGCAGTGATAAATATTTTTGGTGCGCATTAGCTAAAATTACAGATAGCAAAGCACGTATCAAATATGAAAAAGCAATGTATGGTACTGTGAAATGGAAATAA
- a CDS encoding peptidoglycan recognition protein family protein translates to MTETWNGVKVKTQLLTKGTRRYGEKLRKGHPEFLVAHDTGNPNTTVQQNVDYYENTYNIDWDHVASAHIFVDDKEAIVCIPTTEKAWHVLYNATTDNEWYGVDANDGAVGVEISYFNDKKRSQKSLDNGARVLAYLAEYWKIDYKTRMPGHQDIQDDKQDPGNLLEAAGYSRSTANLDKIVAKYYKKDTKQIPQLQVEWKWAGTFVPNTPIKVRTAPSMKGSIVSNDVMKYTGVKVIKFNSIVKEDGYWWISYTSKGKKYYSAICKITDKKERVKHEKYWGKLKWKKEDK, encoded by the coding sequence ATGACTGAAACATGGAATGGTGTAAAAGTTAAAACACAATTATTGACGAAAGGTACACGTCGTTATGGTGAGAAATTAAGAAAAGGTCATCCAGAATTTTTAGTTGCTCACGATACAGGTAATCCGAATACAACAGTACAACAAAATGTTGATTATTACGAGAACACCTACAACATTGATTGGGACCATGTCGCAAGTGCCCATATCTTTGTAGATGATAAAGAAGCGATTGTGTGTATTCCTACCACAGAGAAAGCTTGGCATGTGCTATACAATGCCACTACTGATAATGAGTGGTATGGTGTCGATGCAAATGACGGTGCCGTAGGTGTAGAGATTAGTTACTTTAATGATAAGAAGCGAAGTCAGAAGTCACTAGATAACGGTGCAAGAGTATTAGCTTATCTTGCTGAATACTGGAAGATTGATTACAAAACACGTATGCCAGGCCATCAAGATATTCAAGATGACAAACAAGACCCAGGTAATTTGTTAGAAGCTGCAGGATATAGTCGTTCAACTGCCAACTTAGATAAGATTGTCGCTAAATATTATAAAAAAGACACTAAGCAAATACCACAGTTACAAGTTGAATGGAAATGGGCAGGTACATTTGTACCAAATACACCTATCAAAGTGAGAACTGCGCCATCAATGAAAGGAAGTATTGTAAGCAATGATGTTATGAAATATACAGGCGTAAAAGTTATTAAGTTTAATTCCATTGTTAAAGAAGATGGCTATTGGTGGATTTCGTACACAAGTAAAGGTAAGAAATACTATTCAGCTATATGTAAGATTACAGACAAAAAAGAACGCGTAAAACATGAGAAATATTGGGGCAAACTTAAATGGAAAAAGGAGGATAAATAA
- a CDS encoding phage holin has protein sequence MKKFLGLNLKVRFNNPTAIGQWLVAIFLPVLIYLGVDWQTLTTWQAVGTALLQIVSNPIAVVLIILNLYNATIDGTSTGLSDSKQAQNYSKPNKQ, from the coding sequence ATGAAAAAATTTTTAGGTTTAAATTTAAAAGTAAGATTTAATAACCCAACAGCGATAGGCCAATGGCTTGTCGCTATATTTTTACCTGTACTTATTTATTTAGGCGTAGATTGGCAAACACTCACAACATGGCAAGCTGTAGGTACTGCGTTATTGCAAATCGTGTCGAATCCAATAGCTGTTGTGTTGATTATTTTAAATTTATATAACGCAACAATTGATGGCACAAGCACAGGATTATCAGATAGTAAACAAGCACAGAACTATTCAAAACCCAATAAACAATAG
- a CDS encoding XkdX family protein — MTKMNDLISPTFSEIKQMYIWGCLTNDDIKWYVEMEALDKEDYALITNEKYPEPQA, encoded by the coding sequence ATGACAAAAATGAATGATTTAATTTCTCCTACATTTAGCGAAATAAAACAGATGTACATTTGGGGCTGTCTAACGAACGATGATATTAAGTGGTATGTTGAAATGGAAGCCTTAGACAAAGAAGATTATGCGTTAATTACTAATGAAAAATATCCAGAACCACAGGCTTAG
- a CDS encoding DUF2977 domain-containing protein: MRVLINENNEIVGYATVGGLEGDFEVHDSIVPQDFTQTFKPKYYLYQDEKIIINPNYQLDTFEQPTTPTQPVMSDSTLKNMVATLQKQSAQSNIRSLKLERENEALKSRIAQLESKVEVTDNDKNE, encoded by the coding sequence ATGCGAGTATTAATTAATGAGAATAATGAAATTGTAGGTTATGCGACTGTAGGTGGTTTAGAAGGTGATTTTGAAGTGCATGATAGTATTGTTCCTCAAGATTTTACACAAACGTTCAAACCCAAATACTACTTATATCAAGATGAAAAAATCATCATCAATCCAAATTACCAACTTGATACATTTGAACAACCAACGACACCTACACAGCCTGTAATGTCAGATAGCACACTAAAAAACATGGTTGCAACGCTTCAAAAACAAAGTGCTCAAAGTAATATACGTTCTCTTAAATTAGAACGTGAGAACGAAGCGCTAAAATCACGAATCGCGCAATTAGAATCTAAGGTTGAGGTGACAGACAATGACAAAAATGAATGA
- a CDS encoding BppU family phage baseplate upper protein, with amino-acid sequence MSMDKIANLQLETTAQYQSLSNLNVQFWNQDRETAILQFQITRNNYPLALSEENVKVFIALESGDSFLVDDKLEFVDQLNGVVSYTIPTDFMKVVTEVTGQVYVTTLDGEQTIVQRQFTFNVANDLIADLPAEDKIREIKYFSDMRAEVAQMMTKLNSDFENMNDYVTQVSDTTREGIAALTKLIDDKEKAYNDNHEAKMKELNDKGTEYSTKFDEDKQYMDEKFTAFQSSVNGSGLVTTGASKDWQKYKLTNDDGIRTYLTKGSVKDIKALNVGFYETVVAGTTDASEFPKISYGSFVELDVMKSDAGRMQVKLVISGTGRTFNRYIHTDASNDTGWLEMPQFADISTMETTQGSQAKATTAENNAKQYTDTKMLNDKTLIYNGSANGVGTDLNLSETLDNFVFLFIYGSANGVYFTATGNPMDNYNITVSCTNVIDSDGNGGGHYEALLSKTSRTKLKITNDVYFDFGSGVGSGANANKITINKIIGVRKYASIN; translated from the coding sequence ATGAGTATGGATAAAATAGCCAATTTACAACTCGAAACGACGGCACAGTATCAAAGTTTAAGTAATCTCAACGTTCAATTTTGGAATCAAGATAGAGAAACTGCAATACTACAATTTCAAATTACGCGTAATAACTATCCTTTAGCTTTAAGTGAAGAAAACGTCAAAGTTTTCATTGCACTGGAATCAGGGGATAGTTTTTTAGTGGACGATAAACTTGAATTTGTAGATCAGTTAAATGGTGTTGTGAGTTACACAATACCTACAGATTTCATGAAAGTAGTCACAGAAGTTACGGGGCAGGTATATGTAACGACACTTGATGGAGAACAAACAATTGTGCAAAGACAATTCACATTTAATGTAGCAAATGACCTAATTGCAGACTTACCTGCCGAAGATAAAATTAGAGAAATTAAATACTTCTCTGATATGCGTGCAGAAGTAGCCCAAATGATGACGAAGTTAAATAGTGACTTCGAGAATATGAATGATTACGTTACGCAGGTAAGCGATACTACGCGAGAAGGTATCGCAGCACTTACAAAACTCATCGATGATAAAGAGAAAGCATACAATGACAATCACGAAGCTAAAATGAAAGAACTCAATGATAAAGGTACAGAATACAGTACAAAGTTTGATGAAGATAAGCAATATATGGACGAAAAATTCACTGCGTTTCAATCATCTGTCAATGGTAGTGGATTGGTAACGACTGGTGCGAGTAAAGATTGGCAGAAATATAAGTTAACGAATGATGATGGTATAAGAACCTATCTAACTAAAGGTAGCGTTAAAGATATTAAAGCACTTAATGTAGGTTTCTATGAAACAGTTGTAGCTGGAACTACAGATGCTTCAGAATTTCCTAAAATATCTTATGGTAGCTTTGTTGAATTGGATGTTATGAAGTCTGACGCTGGGCGTATGCAAGTTAAGTTAGTAATAAGTGGTACAGGGAGAACATTTAATCGTTATATCCACACTGATGCATCCAATGATACAGGTTGGTTAGAAATGCCACAATTCGCAGATATATCAACAATGGAAACAACTCAAGGCTCACAAGCTAAAGCAACAACAGCTGAAAATAACGCGAAACAATATACTGATACTAAAATGTTAAACGATAAAACACTTATTTATAACGGTTCTGCAAATGGTGTGGGGACAGATTTAAATTTAAGTGAAACATTAGATAACTTTGTGTTTTTATTTATCTATGGTTCAGCTAATGGTGTTTATTTCACTGCTACAGGTAATCCAATGGACAACTATAATATCACTGTTTCGTGTACAAATGTAATTGACAGTGACGGTAATGGTGGTGGACACTATGAAGCTTTACTATCTAAAACATCTCGTACTAAATTGAAAATTACTAATGATGTTTATTTTGATTTTGGTTCAGGTGTTGGTTCAGGAGCAAACGCAAATAAAATCACTATTAATAAAATTATAGGGGTGCGTAAATATGCGAGTATTAATTAA